Part of the Pelorhabdus rhamnosifermentans genome, TGATAGAAATTTGTTTTCTATTTATCATTTTAACAGTGTTATTTGTTATGTATGTAAGTAAAAAATTCGTTCAACCTTTTATTGGGTTACGGGACGAAGCGTTACTGTTGGCTCAAGGAGATCTACGGTCACGGCCAAGTACGGTTTGCACTGATGATGAAGTGGGGCAATTGGCTATTGCTTTTAAGCAGATGGCAGATAATTTGCGTAGTCTGATTATTAAGACTCAGTCTCAAGCAGAACTTGTTTCAGCATCAAGTGAAGAACTGACTGCCAGTGCTCAACAGTCAGCTGAAGCTTCTAACCAAGTGGCATCATCGATTATGCAAATTGCGCAAGGTTCAGGGCAACAGCTGACAGCGATGACGGGTATGTCGGCCATTGTCGAAGCAATTTCGGCAAGCATTAAACAAGTATCGGCGAACGTTCAGATGATTGTTGATATTGGAAATCAAACAGCACATTCGACTGCAAATGGACGTCAAGCTATTGAGAAAGCAATAGTTCAGATGAAGCAGATCGGTGAGGGCGCAGGCGCTGTTCAATATGCGATTGGGGAACTTGCCAAAGGGTCGAATGAAATTATTAGTCTTATATCTTCGATTGCCGAGCAGACAAATCTTCTTGCTCCTTAATGCTGCTATTGAGGCTGCAAGGCAGGAGAACATGGTAAAGGCTTCGCTGTAGTGGCTGAAGAAGTGAGAAAGCTAGCAGAAGAATCTAACAAAGCAGCCCAGCAGATTGCAAATCTTATTAAGAAGAATGAGCAAAACATGAATGAAGCGATTGTAGCGACCAAAAGCAGCTCAGCGGGAATACAAGCGGGGGTTGAAGTAGTTACATCAGCAGGTAATGCCTTTCAAATTATTGCTGATTCTGTAGTCCAATTATCATCCAAAATTCAAGATATATCAGAATCTATGGGCCAAATGGCTGGAGGTAGCCAAGAACTTGTTGAATCTGTTCACAATATAGATAGGATAAGTAAAGAAAATGCGAGCGAAACGGAAACGGTTTCGGCTGCGACCCAAGAGCAGTCTGCTTCTATGCAGGAAATAGCTACTTCAAGTCATGGATTGGCTAATGCGTCGGGCGAATTAAATACGGCAGTAAGTAATTTTCGTGTATAAATTGTTTGGAAAACATTGCAGTTTAAGTAAATTAAAATTGATGGAATGCCGTGTGAGATAAAAGTCGCTTGGGGATAACATCAAAGCCTTATCTATTGTTATTAATTGAATAGAGGTAAGGTAGAAAAAGAGCCGGTTGGGGTAGTACTTTGCTCCCCTAAAGGTGACAGGTTAAATAATAAAAACCTGTCACCTTTAGGGGAGCATTTTCATGCCCGAAATAAATCAATACTGTTCAGCAGAAATTTAGCCATATTGCAAGAAATTGGGCCAGACACGGTTAGATATTGCTAAAAAATATGATTAGCTTGATACCTTGTTACGCAGTCATAATTTTGTCATATTTCCATGGTATTATTTGCACGAGGATGTAAATATGGTAAAGGTGGGATGTCATATGAAAAACATCATGATTTACTCAATGGTAGATTTCATGCAAGTGGGTCTCAATGCAACGGTTATAGAAGCTTCATCGTTACATTTGGAAAAAACACTCTAATTGGACACTAATAACAGGGAGCCAACAGTGTAATCGACTACTTAATATAGGAGAATCGTATTATGACTAATTCTCACATTCTTCTTATTGAAGAATTAAAAGAACAGCTACTTACTTTAGGCTATTATCCCTTTCAGCTTGAGGAAATTACCAAAGATGCAACAGGTACGACTAATATTGAAAATATTAATTCCGCTCGAGCTAATTATTTAATTTCATCATTAAAATTTTACATTAATTTTTCAAAATGCAGTTTTTCAACAAAAAAGTAAAAAAAAATTGTTCTTTGATATCGCCTATTCCGGTTCAATAGCCGGGGTAGGCGATTTTTTTTTCGATTAACAAGGAAACGCATTATTTTTGCCGTATTTATATTTTAGGAAAGTATAAGTAATAAAAGTTTTCAACAAATTGTACAATACAATATATATTGTATTGTTACGGCATTATGGTTCAAATTCCATTGTACATTGCAATTCAGATTATGATGGAATATTTTGTTATAAAAAAACAAGAAGGTGGTAAGATGAAAAAGGTACTAATTGATGCTATGTTTAAGCACATTCAGTATGGCGGAGTAGCTGTTCGCTACTGGGATGGTGAGGAGGTACATTATGGTGATACCGAGCCGCATTTCAAAATTATTTTTAATAAAAAGCCTCCCCTTATGACTGCGACCATAGAGGATCCTACGATAACATTGGGTGAATTTTACATGGATGAAATTATTGATTATGAAGGAAGTCTGGATGAATTAATTAGCATAATGGAAATGAATAAGCTACTTAATTCGGATACGCAGCACTTGGCGAATAAATGGATGACAGCTGCTAAATCTGGATTAGGGTCGGTGGCGGATAAATTTAAACAAAGACAAAATATTCATGCTCATTATGATCTTGGGAATGATTTTTTCTCACTTTGGCTGGATAAAACGATGTGCTATTCTTGTGCATATTTCAAAAAGCAAGATGATGATTTACATCTGGCACAATTGCAAAAAATTGATCTGATTTTGAAAAAGCTGCGGCTGCAGCCGGGAATGCAATTACTGGATATTGGATGTGGCTGGGGATGGCTTATTTTAAGGGCAGCAAAACAGTATGGAGTCAGAGCGCTAGGAATCACATTAAGCGAGGAACAGTATGCTGGCGCTAGAAAGCGTGTTGAGGAGGCCGGATTGAGTGATCAGGTCACGGTAAAATTAAGTAACTACTTAGAGATTGATCCTGCCCAATATCAATTTGATAGGATTGTCAGTGTGGGGATGTTTGAACATGTTGGACGTGACTATTTTGCGAGTTATATGAAGAAAGTACACGATTTGCTTAATTTTGGTGGTATTTCTATGTTGCACACACTGACTAATTTACGAGAAGTCGAGACCAATGCTTGGGCTAAAAAGTATATTTTCCCAGGAGGATGTATTCCGGCATTGCGGGAAATTATTTCACTATTCCCGGATTATGATTTTAGGGTGTGGCACATGGAAAGTTTACGCAGACATTATGTGAAAACCCTGGAACTTTGGTATGAAAATTTTCACCAGCATATTGATGAAATTTCCGGTATGTTTGATAAGCGCTTTATTCGCATGTGGACTTTATATTTGCAGGGCGCTGCGGCTATTTTGCGAACAGGCAATCTTGACGTTTATCAAATATTATTTTCTAAGGGAGTCAACAATGAACTTCCAATTACTTTAAATGATATATATGTTGATTAAAGTGAAATGCCTGCAATGAAAAAGCCTCCTACTATTTTAGTTTGGAGGCTTTTTTGTCCCATATCCATCATAGCCGATAATATATCTCTCATATCTATTGGAGTCAGCTTGAGGATAACTACGCCGCATAGTAAAATTCTCTTTAGTGTTTTACTATATCTTATGTAAAATAAAGAGTAAGGGTGTATGTGAGAGGTTTTCGTTTTCAGCAGGAATTAGTAGTTAGCGTAATTGCAGTAAAACAATATGAGAATTAAATTGTTTAAAGGCTGAATGAGTAGATAATTCCATTGGAAAAGGCATTTGCCATGAACAGAGCCTCGTTTTCAATCTGATTGAATGTCTTAATACTTTTGGTATAATTTTTATTGAGAAGAGTAATTGCTTCTTCTTTGGTTAGTGCCAAGTGCTTATACCACATTTGTTGCATAGGCTTAACAGACCAATAAGGATTGATTTGGTTTAAAAAACAAACGATATCATCTGCGTTTGCGTACCATCTTTTTTCTGCGTCTGTTGCCGCTTGGCTATTATCAGCTTTTGCAGCCTTGACGAGGTCTCCGGCAATTATGAGATGGTCTTTCAATAGGCGGCTAAATTCAGCTGCTATCTGATTCCCATAAAAATGGCAAAATATTTTTCCGAAATCAGGTGCATTACGTAGAAGACGAGTTGTTGTTGCTTCTAAATCAGGTAAATCGAATAGAATACCTTCGATGACCATTCTTGTCCAATAAATATGTTGTTCCCAAAGTAGGCGAAAACAATCTCTTACATGTATAGCTTTTTCGCTCATCATATATCCGTTACCTATAAAATGAAGATTTTCACCATAATGACGGAACATATAGACCTCCCCTTTTCATTTTTTTTGTTCTGTTACATAATATGCTGGGGGGAGGAAAGGGTGACATAGCTAAGCAGAGTGGACGGTAAAAGGGGGAATGTTTATGACAATAAATATTTGCTTGGTAATTCCAGTGTAATCGGTGTAAAATTTTAATAGCTAACATGAGCATAAGAAGGAGAGTATTAGATGCGCTTAAGTGAACGTGACTTTGCAAATATCCTTGGTGGCGGAGCAGGAAAGAAGCCTAAGGGACTCAAGGAAGTAGATATACAGAATGCTCAACGCGAATATCTGGAATGGAATGGTTGGTTTGTCATACGGCACCAACAAAGCATGGGTAGTCATAAAGGGCTTAGTGATTTGACTGCAATAAAAGATGGTTGGACAGTATATATCGAGGCTAAAACGATTACAGGTATCCTGTCAGAGGATCAGAAGGATTTTCGTGATCATGTCATTAGTCACGGCGGTACTTACATTATTGGGCGATGTGTTGAAGATTTGAAGTTTCTGTGCGAGGACAGTGTTGAGTGTCTTAGAAGGCGTTGGTCAGGCAAGGTTGTTGGGCAAGAATAAAAAAACGTTCTTAGCATAAAGAAAGCTAAGAACGTTTTTTATTAGACTAATCTGGAATTTACTGACCGCTTGACGGAGGTCTGTTGCCAGTGGGCTAAGGCTATCGTTCATTAACTCAAAAGTTTCTGGACAGGGTTAGGGCAGTCGTATTGATTGCTATATTATCTTGGCTTGCAGCAATATCACGATAAGCGTCTAGCGTCGTATTTTTACTAAGGCTTTTATTAAATGTAATCCGGAATCCCTTTGAATGATCATAATACGAATCGACGCAATATGCTGAGACCGCTCCTTGTTTGATATTGCGATAGGAAAGTGATATGTCCATATCATCGCTTTGTTGAGTGCTGTCATATTCCAAGGTAATGAGATAACCGGCAGCCGTAGTTGTTAAGTTTTTGGTTGTTTCGATTATAAGTGAAGTATTATTAGCTAGTTGTTTAGAGGCAGTAATGCCAATGAA contains:
- a CDS encoding methyl-accepting chemotaxis protein — protein: MRKLAEESNKAAQQIANLIKKNEQNMNEAIVATKSSSAGIQAGVEVVTSAGNAFQIIADSVVQLSSKIQDISESMGQMAGGSQELVESVHNIDRISKENASETETVSAATQEQSASMQEIATSSHGLANASGELNTAVSNFRV
- a CDS encoding methyl-accepting chemotaxis protein codes for the protein MVVGTVSLQRIIDLLKTVKLKDTGYASIVDKSGMIIAHSKMPELNGKFNIVENKTDPELKNKISEVDKNFSQLFKVASNGKQVIGSYNDIDGVKHVGVFTLLRISDNQQWVMIVSASETEMTQDLSVLTKNMIEICFLFIILTVLFVMYVSKKFVQPFIGLRDEALLLAQGDLRSRPSTVCTDDEVGQLAIAFKQMADNLRSLIIKTQSQAELVSASSEELTASAQQSAEASNQVASSIMQIAQGSGQQLTAMTGMSAIVEAISASIKQVSANVQMIVDIGNQTAHSTANGRQAIEKAIVQMKQIGEGAGAVQYAIGELAKGSNEIISLISSIAEQTNLLAP
- a CDS encoding SAM-dependent methyltransferase; this translates as MKKVLIDAMFKHIQYGGVAVRYWDGEEVHYGDTEPHFKIIFNKKPPLMTATIEDPTITLGEFYMDEIIDYEGSLDELISIMEMNKLLNSDTQHLANKWMTAAKSGLGSVADKFKQRQNIHAHYDLGNDFFSLWLDKTMCYSCAYFKKQDDDLHLAQLQKIDLILKKLRLQPGMQLLDIGCGWGWLILRAAKQYGVRALGITLSEEQYAGARKRVEEAGLSDQVTVKLSNYLEIDPAQYQFDRIVSVGMFEHVGRDYFASYMKKVHDLLNFGGISMLHTLTNLREVETNAWAKKYIFPGGCIPALREIISLFPDYDFRVWHMESLRRHYVKTLELWYENFHQHIDEISGMFDKRFIRMWTLYLQGAAAILRTGNLDVYQILFSKGVNNELPITLNDIYVD